The Pseudomonas sp. MPC6 nucleotide sequence GCATCGGCCTGCGGGCGCCGGTTACGCGCTCTGGGATTACGCCCATGACGTGCTGCAAGTGGCCGAACAACTGGGCTGGAAACGCTTCGGGTTACTGGGGCACTCGTTGGGGGCGATCGTTTCTCTGGTGCTGGCCGGGTCATTGCCGGAGCGGGTGACCCATCTGGCGTTGATCGACGGCATCATTCCTCCTACAGACAAAGGCGAAAATGCTGCCGAGCGCATGGGCATGGCGCTGCAAGCACAGCTGGGTCTAAGGGACAAACGCAAACCGGTCTACCACACCCTCGACCGCGCCATTGAAGCGCGCATGAAAGGTCTGGTGGCGGTCAGTCGTGAAGCCGCCGAGTTGCTGGCGCAACGGGGCCTGATGCCGGTACCGGGCGGTTACACCTGGCGCACCGATAACCGTCTTACCTTGCCATCGCCGCTGCGTCTGACCAACGAACAGGCGATGGCCTTCGTCCAGCGGGTCGGTTGTCCTGCAAAACTGGTGGTCGCAGCCGATGGCATGCTCGCCAAACATCCCGAGTTGCTGGAACGTCTACCCTTCAGCCGAGAACAGCTGCCTGGCGGCCATCATTTGCACCTGAATGACGCAACCGGTGCCGACCTTGTCGCAGACTGTTTCAATCGGTTCTTCGCCGTTCCTTGACTTGCGCCGGGCAACTGTCGAGGCTGGGCGGGTTGAAATGGGAGACAACCATGATAGATCTCTACACCGCTGCGACCCCGAATGGCCACAAGGTCTCTATCGTGCTCGAGGAACTCGGCCTGCCCTACACGGTGCACGCCTTGAGTTTCGACAAGAAGGAACAGAAATCCGAGGACTTCCTCAAGATCAATCCCAATGGCCGGATTCCGGCGATTGTCGACCGCGCCAACGGCGATTTTGCCGTGTTCGAATCCGGCGCCATCCTGGTTTATCTCGCTGAACTGAGCGGCAAGCTGCTGCCCACGGACCCGAAAGGGCGTTCGGTGGTGCTGCAGTGGCTGATGTTCCAGATGGGCGGAATCGGCCCGATGCAGGGGCAGGCCAACGTGTTTTTCCGCTATTTCCCTGAAAAACTGCAGGGGGCCATCGACCGTTACCAGCACGAAACCCGTCGTCTCTATGAAGTGCTCGACACTCGCCTGCAAGCGGTAGAGTTTCTGGCGGGCGAGTACAGCATTGCCGATATTGCGACCTTTCCATGGGTGCGTGGCCACGAGTGGTCCGGTGTCGAGGTGGAGGGTTTGTCCGCCTTGCAACGCTGGATGGCGACCATGGAGGCGCGCCCGGCAGTACAGCGAGGTCTGCTGGTGCCCGAACGCATCGACGATGCCAGCGTCGTCAAAGGTGCCCAGGCCATGCTGATCCGATGAGCCCGACCATGCGTTCATTCAGTTTGCTGGCGCTGTGCTGTTTCAGTCCCCTGTCGTTTGCCGCCGATGTCCCGGGCAGTCAGGACCTGCCGATCGTGCCGCGCATGACCGATGCGCAGATCGTCGACTATCGCCCGGCCGTCGAGCTGGAGCGGATCTACCCGCTGGGTGCGATCCGCAAGATCAGCGGCCAGCTGCGCTTCGAGGGTCAGGTCAGCGCCCGTGGCAATGCGACCTCGGTCACCTACGAGTTGCCACCGGAGCACTCGTCCATCGACGCCTTCACGGCCGCCCGCGAATCCCTGCAGAAACAGGATGCCGAGTTGCTGTTCTGGTGCCAGGCCCGGGATTGCGGGGAAAGCAGCCTGTGGGCCAATGATGTCTTCGGCAACGCCAAGCTCTATGGCGCCGACGACCAGCAAGCGTTTCTGCTGTTGCGTCTGGCGGCGCCGCAGGACAACACACTGGTGGCGCTCTACAGCATCACTCGCGGCAATCGCAAAGCCTATCTGCACGTCGAACAGTTCGACGCCACGGCACCCCTGGGCAATGTGCTGCCGACATCCGCGACCTTGCTGCGCGAGCTCAAGAGCACCGGTGAGCTCGATTTCCCCAAGCTGACCGGCGATCCCGACGAGACCTGGCTGCGCTTGATCTCCCGTGGATTGAATCTTGACACCACCTTGCGGGTCAGTATTTCCGGGCCCAAGGCCGAAGCCTGGCGCCAGGCGCTGATCGGGCAGGGCGTACGTACGGCCAGACTGGAAGCCGGCAATGTCGAAGGCTCTGGCCTGCACCTCGAACTGTTGCGATAAGCTGTATCGGGTGAACGTGCTCGCACGTTCACCTACTTTTTGGCTGACTGACTTTTTTCGAGACTGGGATGATCAATAACGATCGGCTGTTGGTGCAGATCCTGCTCCTGGTGCTGTTTGGCGCAAGTTTATGGGTGATGGCGCCGTTCTGGTCCGCGTTGTTCTGGGGCGCGGTGCTGGCCTTCGCCAGCTGGCCGCTGATGCGTTTGCTGACCCGCTGGCTCAACGGGCGCGAATCC carries:
- a CDS encoding alpha/beta hydrolase, whose translation is MSPAVEEVRLSLPHIELAAHLFGPEDGVPVIALHGWLDNANSFARLAPKLEGLRIVALDMAGHGHSGHRPAGAGYALWDYAHDVLQVAEQLGWKRFGLLGHSLGAIVSLVLAGSLPERVTHLALIDGIIPPTDKGENAAERMGMALQAQLGLRDKRKPVYHTLDRAIEARMKGLVAVSREAAELLAQRGLMPVPGGYTWRTDNRLTLPSPLRLTNEQAMAFVQRVGCPAKLVVAADGMLAKHPELLERLPFSREQLPGGHHLHLNDATGADLVADCFNRFFAVP
- a CDS encoding glutathione S-transferase N-terminal domain-containing protein, coding for MIDLYTAATPNGHKVSIVLEELGLPYTVHALSFDKKEQKSEDFLKINPNGRIPAIVDRANGDFAVFESGAILVYLAELSGKLLPTDPKGRSVVLQWLMFQMGGIGPMQGQANVFFRYFPEKLQGAIDRYQHETRRLYEVLDTRLQAVEFLAGEYSIADIATFPWVRGHEWSGVEVEGLSALQRWMATMEARPAVQRGLLVPERIDDASVVKGAQAMLIR
- a CDS encoding DUF4892 domain-containing protein; translated protein: MRSFSLLALCCFSPLSFAADVPGSQDLPIVPRMTDAQIVDYRPAVELERIYPLGAIRKISGQLRFEGQVSARGNATSVTYELPPEHSSIDAFTAARESLQKQDAELLFWCQARDCGESSLWANDVFGNAKLYGADDQQAFLLLRLAAPQDNTLVALYSITRGNRKAYLHVEQFDATAPLGNVLPTSATLLRELKSTGELDFPKLTGDPDETWLRLISRGLNLDTTLRVSISGPKAEAWRQALIGQGVRTARLEAGNVEGSGLHLELLR